A single region of the Malus sylvestris chromosome 8, drMalSylv7.2, whole genome shotgun sequence genome encodes:
- the LOC126633281 gene encoding uncharacterized protein LOC126633281: protein MNGGMRTCAKLLRASEAALSKSGTRGFHSTGVKRMGGHGHDEPAYMHAKHMYNLDQMKNQKLQVSLGVLAAFSIGVGVPIWAVNFQQKKTSSG, encoded by the exons ATGAATGGAGGGATGCGGACTTGCGCAAAGTTGTTGAGGGCTTCCGAAGCAGCGCTATCGAAATCAG GGACTAGAGGGTTCCACTCAACTGGAGTGAAAAGAATGGGTGGACACGGCCACGATGAACCAGCCTACATGCATGCCAAACACATGTATAACCTGGACCAGATGAAAAACCAGAAGTTGCAGGTGAGCCTTGGAGTGCTCGCCGCCTTCAGCATTGGCGTGGGTGTTCCGATTTGGGCTGTCAATTTCCAACAGAAGAAAACATCCTCTGGTTGA
- the LOC126632158 gene encoding probable eukaryotic translation initiation factor 5-1 translates to MALQNIGASNRDDAFYRYKMPRMITKIEGRGNGIKTNVVNMVDIAKALARPASYTTKYFGCELGAQSKFDEKTGTSHVNGAHDTAKLAGLLENFIKKYVQCYGCGNPETEIIITKTQMLNLKCAACGFVSAVDMRDKLTTFILKNPPEQKKAVKGKKGLRRADKEQLKEGEAADEEQKKLKKEAAKKKGTSGSRASSKKKSNGSDEDRSPAHSQGDENDQAAEEDGDDDVQWQTDTSVEAAKKRIQEQLSAVTADMVMLSTIEEKKSPKQSPDREVKKPETKSHQNGADCYTHERLVNEIKQSLQKGTSAAQLKSFLSTLSGTPQEVMDALLEALFEGVGKGFSKEVSKKKNYLAAATRMEGSQTVLLQAIESFSGKSNPDAAKEVALVLKLLYDVDILEEEYIMKWYQRGIAGKNKSSPIWKNAKPFIGWLQSAESETEEE, encoded by the coding sequence ATGGCTCTACAAAACATCGGTGCTTCAAACCGTGATGATGCCTTCTACAGGTATAAGATGCCAAGGATGATCACTAAGATTGAAGGCAGAGGAAATGGCATCAAGACTAATGTGGTTAACATGGTTGATATTGCAAAGGCCTTGGCTAGACCTGCTTCCTACACTACAAAGTATTTTGGCTGTGAGCTTGGAGCCcaatcaaaatttgatgagaagaCTGGAACTTCCCACGTGAATGGTGCTCATGACACTGCTAAGCTTGCTGGACTTCTTGAGAACTTCATCAAGAAATATGTGCAGTGCTATGGTTGCGGGAACCCAGAAACCGAAATTATTATAACCAAGACGCAGATGCTAAATCTGAAATGTGCTGCATGTGGGTTTGTGTCTGCTGTTGATATGAGGGACAAGCTCACAACTTTTATCCTTAAGAATCCTCCAGAACAGAAGAAGGCGGTTAAAGGAAAGAAAGGCTTGAGGAGGGCCGACAAAGAACAACTTAAGGAAGGGGAGGCCGCTGACGAGGAGCAAAAGAAGCTTAAGAAGGAGGCAGCAAAGAAGAaaggaacttcgggttccaGAGCATCAAGCAAGAAGAAAAGCAATGGTTCCGATGAGGATCGTTCCCCTGCTCACAGCCAGGGAGATGAGAACGACCAAGCTGCCGAGGAGGATGGGGATGATGATGTCCAGTGGCAGACGGACACTTCCGTGGAGGCTGCTAAGAAGCGAATCCAGGAGCAGTTGAGTGCTGTTACTGCTGATATGGTGATGCTTTCTACCATTGAAGAGAAAAAGTCACCAAAGCAGTCTCCTGATCGTGAAGTGAAGAAGCCTGAGACAAAGAGCCATCAGAACGGTGCTGATTGTTATACCCACGAAAGACTTGTTAATGAGATCAAACAATCCTTGCAAAAGGGGACGTCTGCAGCTCAGCTTAAATCCTTTTTGAGCACTCTTTCTGGCACACCCCAAGAAGTTATGGATGCCCTACTCGAGGCTCTCTTTGAAGGTGTGGGAAAGGGGTTCTCTAAGGAGGTTTCTAAGAAGAAAAACTACCTGGCTGCAGCAACCCGGATGGAGGGATCTCAGACAGTTCTATTGCAAGCTATCGAGTCTTTCAGTGGGAAGTCTAACCCTGATGCTGCAAAGGAAGTGGCTCTTGTTCTAAAACTGTTGTACGATGTTGACATTCTGGAGGAGGAATACATTATGAAGTGGTACCAACGGGGCATAGCTGGGAAGAACAAGAGCTCCCCGATTTGGAAGAATGCCAAGCCGTTCATCGGGTGGCTCCAGAGCGCCGAGTCTGAAACAGAGGAAGAGTGA